A DNA window from Methanobrevibacter sp. contains the following coding sequences:
- a CDS encoding RNA-protein complex protein Nop10, with protein MNMKMKKCPECGIYTLKDSCPKCGGGLKVIYPPKFSVEDKYGKYRRILKKNQ; from the coding sequence ATGAATATGAAAATGAAGAAATGTCCTGAATGCGGAATTTATACTTTAAAGGATTCCTGCCCTAAATGTGGCGGTGGACTTAAAGTAATTTATCCGCCTAAATTTTCTGTTGAAGATAAATATGGGAAATATCGTCGTATATTGAAAAAAAATCAATGA
- a CDS encoding 50S ribosomal protein L44e translates to MKIPKEKRTYCPHCKRHTMHEVHTSKKRKASELTWGQRQFRRVTAGYRGYPRPLPAGNKPVKKLDLRLKCKECGKSHIKQSFRTGKPEFVAK, encoded by the coding sequence ATGAAAATACCAAAAGAAAAAAGAACATACTGTCCTCACTGTAAAAGACACACTATGCACGAAGTTCACACTTCCAAAAAAAGAAAAGCTAGTGAATTAACCTGGGGACAAAGACAATTTAGACGTGTAACTGCTGGTTATAGAGGTTACCCAAGACCTTTGCCTGCTGGAAACAAACCAGTTAAAAAATTAGATTTAAGACTCAAATGTAAAGAATGTGGAAAATCTCACATTAAACAATCATTCAGAACTGGAAAACCTGAATTTGTAGCTAAATAG
- a CDS encoding copper-translocating P-type ATPase: MARLKSMDLPIEGMHCASCVLSVNKTLAGIEGVEEADADLASNKLHIIVNPKKISYEEIEKLVKNLGFELRCDEMTLKIQGMHCASCTMNVENFLIRLNGIFDVKADLISQSAKIKYDSSKIDIAEIEKVIKSLGFELLGIEGQTVIDEEANYQKDLKDKLIRVVVGLTFSAILMILMFSSWDPLMGIIASFNESNGFNISSMGLISLIVSIGPFLYISMPILKAGFNGLVHKNLNMDVMYSMGILVAYASSIFGTFGIVLNHTFMFYDSAVMLPSFLMIGRYLEARAKKRTSDSIRELIGLQPTVATSIDVDKNGEITSQKEVSISDIVLDDLLLVKPGEKIPVDGDVVGGNSYVDESMINGEPIPKAKKDGEEVFAGTINQDGVLYIKAKKIGKETVLSNIIRLVEKAQSSRPPVQKFADTVVTYFIPTILTIAVAVFLIWYFLLDETLLFSLTCLISILVVACPCALGLATPTAVTVGVGRAAEFGILIKNGDTLENAGKINVAAFDKTGTITEGKPEIDDVISYDSSNEDLIRLAASIEQNSTHPIAKAIVNKSKEMKMELEQTADFENITGKGIKAKINSKEVLAGNLSLMELENVEVPSNVLDKYCELEKLSKTIIFFAEDKVVKGIISLSDKVKSTSKRTIEELHHMGIETYMLTGDNENTALNVAGDVGISNVKANVLPENKLEIVREIQNNNKKVLFVGDGINDAPALTQADIGVAMGNGTDIAMESGDIVVMEGDLENVVAAIQFSKKVMKRIKENIFWAFAYNSILIPVAAGVLYPAFGITFKPALAGLAMALSSVTVVSLSLLLKRYVPEIKRKKVIN, translated from the coding sequence ATGGCAAGACTGAAAAGCATGGATTTACCAATTGAAGGAATGCATTGTGCTTCTTGTGTGTTAAGTGTAAATAAAACATTAGCCGGAATCGAAGGTGTGGAGGAAGCAGATGCTGATCTGGCATCAAATAAGTTACATATCATTGTAAATCCTAAAAAAATTTCTTATGAAGAAATAGAAAAACTTGTTAAAAACTTAGGTTTTGAACTTCGCTGTGACGAAATGACTTTAAAAATTCAGGGTATGCATTGTGCATCATGCACAATGAATGTTGAAAATTTTTTAATTAGATTAAACGGCATTTTTGATGTTAAAGCTGATTTAATATCTCAAAGTGCTAAAATAAAATATGACTCATCTAAAATAGATATTGCTGAAATTGAAAAAGTAATTAAATCTTTGGGATTTGAACTTTTAGGTATTGAAGGACAAACTGTAATCGATGAAGAGGCTAATTATCAAAAGGATTTAAAGGATAAGCTCATTAGAGTGGTTGTTGGTTTAACATTTTCAGCTATTTTAATGATTTTAATGTTCAGCTCTTGGGATCCTTTAATGGGAATTATTGCCAGTTTTAATGAGTCAAACGGGTTTAATATTTCATCAATGGGATTAATTTCCCTAATTGTGAGTATCGGACCATTTTTATACATTTCCATGCCTATCCTAAAAGCAGGATTTAATGGACTGGTTCATAAAAATCTGAACATGGATGTAATGTATTCTATGGGAATTCTTGTCGCTTATGCTTCAAGTATTTTTGGAACATTTGGAATTGTTCTTAATCACACTTTCATGTTTTATGATTCTGCTGTAATGCTTCCTTCTTTTTTAATGATTGGAAGATATTTGGAAGCAAGGGCTAAAAAAAGAACATCGGATTCAATTCGTGAATTGATTGGTCTTCAGCCAACTGTTGCAACATCAATTGATGTTGATAAAAATGGTGAGATTACATCTCAAAAAGAAGTATCTATTTCAGATATTGTTTTAGATGATTTATTGCTTGTAAAACCCGGTGAAAAGATTCCTGTTGATGGTGATGTTGTTGGTGGAAACTCTTATGTTGATGAATCAATGATTAATGGTGAACCAATTCCCAAAGCTAAAAAAGATGGTGAAGAAGTCTTTGCAGGAACAATCAATCAGGATGGAGTTTTATATATTAAAGCTAAAAAGATTGGAAAAGAAACAGTTTTATCAAATATTATTCGTCTAGTCGAAAAAGCACAATCTTCAAGACCTCCTGTTCAAAAATTCGCAGACACAGTCGTTACATACTTTATTCCGACCATCTTAACAATAGCTGTTGCAGTTTTCCTAATTTGGTATTTCCTGTTAGATGAAACATTACTGTTCTCATTAACATGTTTGATTTCTATTTTGGTAGTGGCATGTCCATGTGCATTAGGTCTTGCAACTCCAACTGCAGTTACTGTAGGTGTTGGAAGAGCTGCAGAATTTGGTATTTTGATTAAAAACGGAGATACTTTAGAAAATGCAGGAAAAATTAATGTGGCTGCATTTGATAAAACCGGAACTATAACTGAAGGAAAACCTGAAATCGATGATGTTATTTCGTATGATAGTTCAAATGAAGATTTAATCAGACTAGCTGCAAGCATTGAGCAAAATTCTACTCATCCAATTGCTAAAGCCATTGTAAACAAGTCCAAAGAGATGAAAATGGAATTGGAACAAACTGCCGATTTTGAAAATATAACTGGAAAGGGCATAAAGGCTAAAATTAATTCTAAAGAAGTTCTTGCAGGTAATCTTTCATTAATGGAGCTTGAAAATGTCGAAGTTCCTTCCAACGTGCTTGACAAGTATTGTGAACTTGAAAAATTATCTAAAACCATTATCTTTTTTGCTGAAGATAAAGTTGTTAAAGGTATTATAAGTCTGTCTGATAAGGTTAAATCAACTTCTAAAAGGACAATTGAAGAATTGCACCATATGGGCATTGAAACATATATGCTAACTGGGGATAACGAAAATACTGCATTAAATGTTGCTGGGGATGTTGGAATTTCTAATGTAAAAGCAAATGTTTTGCCTGAAAACAAATTGGAAATTGTTAGAGAAATTCAGAATAACAATAAAAAAGTTTTATTTGTTGGAGACGGTATTAATGATGCTCCTGCACTTACACAAGCAGATATTGGTGTAGCCATGGGAAACGGCACTGATATTGCTATGGAAAGTGGGGATATTGTTGTTATGGAAGGAGACTTGGAAAATGTTGTTGCTGCTATTCAATTTTCTAAAAAAGTAATGAAGAGAATTAAAGAAAATATTTTTTGGGCATTTGCATACAATTCAATTCTGATTCCAGTTGCAGCAGGCGTTTTATATCCTGCATTTGGAATAACATTCAAACCGGCATTAGCAGGTCTTGCAATGGCATTAAGTTCCGTAACTGTTGTTTCTCTTTCATTATTGCTTAAAAGATATGTTCCGGAAATAAAAAGAAAAAAAGTAATTAATTGA
- a CDS encoding helix-turn-helix transcriptional regulator, whose protein sequence is MDTKIRQLRQKKGITQQQLADLVGVTRQTINALENARYNPSLLLAYHITKSLDKKSIEDVFIFNEDD, encoded by the coding sequence TTGGATACTAAAATACGGCAGTTGCGCCAGAAAAAAGGCATAACTCAACAACAACTGGCCGATTTGGTTGGTGTAACTCGTCAGACGATAAATGCTTTGGAAAATGCACGATACAATCCATCCTTATTATTAGCATATCATATAACTAAATCATTGGATAAAAAAAGCATTGAAGATGTCTTTATCTTCAATGAGGATGATTAA
- a CDS encoding TIGR00375 family protein gives MLVNADFHVHSCFSMASSKDMLIKNMAPKSKLKGLNLLGTGDAFHPGWLDIVEESTIYSGDGIYSAEGMDFVLTSEVEGKNRIHHLIIIPNIDAARELSQRLPSKNKEIDGRPKTNLSGAELLELVREYDCLIGPAHAFTPWTGMYKSYNSIYDCYEKKVDFVELGLSADTFMADRISELKDFSFLSNSDAHSPWPHRLGREFNQIKLKDISFSSIKHAFKHNKIKANYGLVPNLGKYHMTACTKCYKLVDPLMAHENKMKCSCGGTIKKGVDYRISEIADYNYPKHPDFRAEYIHLMPLAEIISTIYEKGVTTKTVQGKWQELIDGFGSEIDVLINAPLENIEKTDSNVASAIKSFRNNEIDIIPGGGGRYGQISFEKLKKENNSNIVTLDNF, from the coding sequence ATGTTAGTTAATGCTGATTTTCATGTTCATAGCTGTTTTTCAATGGCATCTTCAAAAGACATGCTGATAAAGAATATGGCTCCCAAATCTAAATTGAAAGGTTTAAATCTTTTAGGAACCGGAGATGCTTTTCATCCAGGCTGGCTGGATATTGTTGAAGAAAGCACTATCTATTCCGGTGATGGAATTTACAGTGCAGAGGGTATGGATTTTGTTTTGACAAGTGAAGTTGAAGGGAAAAACAGAATTCATCATTTAATCATTATTCCAAATATTGATGCTGCCCGTGAGCTATCGCAGAGGCTTCCATCAAAAAATAAGGAAATTGACGGAAGGCCCAAAACAAATTTATCCGGTGCCGAACTTTTAGAGTTGGTTCGTGAATATGACTGTTTGATTGGTCCGGCACATGCCTTTACTCCATGGACTGGAATGTATAAATCATATAACAGTATTTATGATTGTTATGAGAAAAAAGTGGATTTTGTAGAGTTGGGTTTGTCTGCTGATACATTTATGGCCGATAGAATCTCTGAACTTAAAGACTTTTCTTTTCTTTCTAATTCTGATGCCCATTCTCCATGGCCTCATAGACTGGGCAGGGAATTTAATCAAATTAAGCTTAAAGATATTTCATTTTCTTCAATAAAACATGCATTTAAACATAATAAAATTAAAGCAAATTATGGGCTGGTTCCAAACTTGGGAAAGTATCACATGACTGCATGTACTAAATGCTATAAATTGGTTGATCCTTTAATGGCTCATGAAAACAAGATGAAATGTAGTTGCGGAGGAACAATTAAAAAGGGTGTGGATTATCGAATTTCTGAAATTGCCGATTATAATTATCCGAAACACCCGGATTTTAGGGCAGAATACATTCATTTAATGCCATTAGCAGAGATTATTTCCACTATTTATGAAAAGGGAGTTACTACCAAAACCGTTCAGGGCAAATGGCAGGAATTAATAGATGGGTTTGGCAGTGAAATCGATGTTTTAATAAATGCTCCATTAGAAAATATTGAAAAAACAGATTCAAATGTCGCTTCAGCTATTAAATCATTTAGAAATAATGAGATTGACATTATTCCCGGTGGAGGAGGCAGATATGGTCAGATTTCATTTGAAAAGTTAAAAAAAGAAAATAACTCCAATATTGTTACTTTGGATAATTTTTAA
- a CDS encoding 30S ribosomal protein S27e, translating into MVSNGRGNFLKVKCLDCDNEQVIFDRAASDVKCIICGKTLVKSRGAKAKITAHIEKVLN; encoded by the coding sequence ATGGTTAGTAATGGTAGAGGAAACTTTTTAAAAGTTAAATGTTTAGATTGTGATAATGAACAAGTTATATTTGATCGTGCAGCTTCTGATGTAAAATGTATTATTTGTGGCAAAACCCTCGTCAAATCTCGTGGGGCTAAAGCTAAAATCACTGCACATATTGAAAAAGTTTTAAACTAA
- the pcn gene encoding proliferating cell nuclear antigen (pcna): MFKAELSDSSILKTSFDAISSIVDEVQIQTDSEGMRLDALDRSHITFVHLELKSSLFDEYVCDVPEKINIDTDEFMKILKRAKSQDRVLLSVDEGNFIITFEGDATRTFKIRLIDIEYDNPVPPQINHPTSFKVRFSILKDCINDIDIFSDKIALQVDEDYFMASADGEFGDASIKYLHGENIQEHAKSLFSLDKIREMLKADKFSEEAEISLGTDMPLNLTLNMVTGDGKLSFLLAPRLETDD, translated from the coding sequence ATGTTTAAAGCAGAATTAAGTGATTCTAGTATATTAAAAACCAGTTTTGATGCTATTTCTTCAATTGTTGATGAAGTACAAATTCAAACTGATAGTGAAGGTATGAGATTAGATGCCTTAGACCGTAGTCACATAACTTTTGTTCATTTAGAACTTAAATCTAGTTTATTTGATGAATATGTTTGTGATGTTCCTGAAAAGATTAATATCGATACTGATGAATTTATGAAAATTCTTAAAAGAGCCAAATCACAGGACAGGGTACTGCTGTCTGTAGATGAAGGTAATTTCATCATTACTTTTGAAGGTGACGCTACAAGAACTTTTAAAATAAGATTAATTGATATAGAATATGATAATCCAGTTCCACCTCAAATTAATCATCCGACTTCTTTTAAAGTTCGTTTTTCAATCCTAAAAGATTGTATTAATGATATTGATATTTTCTCAGACAAAATTGCTTTGCAAGTTGATGAAGATTACTTTATGGCATCTGCTGATGGCGAATTCGGTGATGCAAGTATCAAATATCTTCATGGCGAAAATATTCAAGAACATGCAAAATCTCTATTCTCATTAGACAAGATTAGAGAAATGCTTAAAGCAGATAAATTTTCAGAGGAAGCTGAAATTAGTTTAGGTACCGATATGCCTTTAAATTTAACTCTTAATATGGTTACTGGTGATGGTAAACTCAGTTTCTTGCTTGCTCCTAGATTGGAAACAGATGATTAA
- a CDS encoding translation initiation factor IF-2 subunit alpha, producing MVRKSQEWPDEGELIVGTVYKVLNYGAFAKLEEYQGKEAFIHISEVSSGWVKNIRDHVRENQKIVCRVLRVNPKKGHVDASLKRIREDQRTKKIQHWKIEQKAEKFLELSAKSLDKSLNDAYDEVGYELMDIFGDVYGAFETASEEGPEPLTEEGIPQDWADAITEVAKRNITPPEVHISGYVDIETFVSNGVEIIIAALKAAEDNGDEEEEIKVQCVGAPRYRITVKSTDYILAEKALKAAADRCIAVVEESGGNGSFLRELDN from the coding sequence ATGGTAAGAAAAAGTCAAGAATGGCCTGATGAAGGAGAACTTATTGTCGGTACTGTTTACAAAGTTCTTAATTATGGGGCTTTTGCTAAATTAGAAGAATATCAGGGCAAGGAAGCTTTTATTCATATCTCTGAAGTATCTTCTGGTTGGGTAAAGAATATTAGAGATCATGTAAGGGAAAATCAAAAGATTGTTTGTCGTGTTCTCAGAGTTAACCCTAAAAAAGGGCATGTGGATGCTTCTTTAAAAAGAATCCGTGAAGACCAAAGAACTAAAAAAATCCAACATTGGAAAATCGAGCAAAAAGCTGAAAAATTCTTAGAATTATCTGCAAAATCATTAGATAAAAGTTTAAATGATGCATATGATGAGGTAGGTTACGAACTTATGGACATCTTTGGTGATGTTTATGGTGCTTTTGAAACCGCTTCTGAAGAAGGTCCAGAACCACTTACTGAAGAAGGAATTCCTCAGGATTGGGCTGATGCTATAACTGAAGTAGCTAAAAGAAATATTACTCCTCCTGAAGTTCACATTAGTGGTTATGTCGACATTGAAACTTTTGTATCAAATGGTGTCGAAATTATCATTGCAGCTCTTAAAGCAGCTGAAGATAATGGTGATGAAGAGGAAGAAATTAAAGTCCAATGTGTTGGTGCTCCTAGATATAGGATTACTGTAAAATCTACTGATTATATATTGGCTGAAAAAGCTCTTAAAGCTGCAGCTGATAGATGTATTGCAGTTGTTGAAGAATCTGGTGGTAACGGTTCTTTCCTAAGAGAGTTAGATAATTAG
- the purB gene encoding adenylosuccinate lyase, whose translation MAIHPIEFRYGTPEMKEIWEEENKLQRMLDVESALAQAEGKLGIIPQEVADEISAKANTKYVKLERVKAIEAETNHDIAALSKGITEVCENGAGEYVHFGATSNDIVDSSNSLLLKDSITVLKEKLERLTKIMLDLASENKMKVCIGRTHGQHALPTTYGMKFGLWADELHRQYDRLENAETNVCIGMMDGAVGTTAALGEQGWEIHKTVAEILGLPAATITNQVVQRDNHVEFMSVLANIASTLDKIALEIRSLQRTEIMELGEYFDPEKQVGSSTMPHKMNPITAERICGVARIIKSYVNAALDNNPLWHERDLTNSSCERIMFPESCILTDYILNLTIKLMSNLVFYDENIERNLNFTNGLIMAERLMAELTRAGMGKQTAYGIVRKNAIKANKEKLLLGELILEDEEVKKYLTKEDVDKIMDPHTYIGSIPTIIDELIEKSEEWF comes from the coding sequence ATGGCTATACACCCTATTGAATTTAGATATGGGACTCCTGAAATGAAAGAGATTTGGGAAGAAGAAAACAAATTGCAAAGAATGTTGGATGTGGAATCTGCATTGGCTCAAGCTGAAGGTAAACTCGGAATAATCCCTCAAGAAGTTGCTGATGAAATTTCTGCAAAAGCTAACACAAAATACGTTAAGCTGGAAAGAGTGAAAGCTATTGAAGCTGAAACTAATCACGATATTGCTGCATTATCAAAAGGAATCACTGAAGTTTGTGAAAATGGTGCCGGAGAATATGTGCACTTTGGAGCAACATCCAATGATATTGTCGACAGTTCAAATTCATTATTACTTAAAGATTCAATTACAGTATTAAAAGAAAAATTAGAAAGATTGACAAAAATAATGCTGGATTTAGCTAGTGAAAATAAAATGAAAGTCTGCATTGGACGTACACACGGACAGCACGCACTTCCAACAACCTACGGAATGAAATTCGGATTATGGGCAGATGAACTCCACAGACAATACGACAGACTAGAAAATGCCGAGACAAATGTTTGTATCGGAATGATGGACGGAGCCGTTGGTACTACAGCTGCATTAGGAGAACAAGGATGGGAAATCCACAAGACCGTTGCTGAAATATTGGGTTTGCCTGCAGCAACAATCACAAACCAGGTTGTTCAAAGAGACAACCACGTTGAATTCATGAGCGTATTGGCCAATATTGCAAGTACTTTAGATAAAATTGCATTAGAAATCAGAAGCTTGCAAAGAACTGAAATTATGGAATTGGGAGAGTACTTCGATCCTGAAAAACAAGTGGGAAGCAGTACCATGCCTCACAAAATGAATCCTATTACTGCTGAGAGAATTTGTGGTGTTGCAAGAATAATCAAATCCTATGTAAATGCAGCATTAGACAACAACCCTCTTTGGCATGAAAGAGATTTGACAAATTCCTCTTGTGAGAGAATAATGTTTCCGGAAAGCTGTATTTTAACCGATTATATCTTAAATTTAACAATCAAATTAATGAGCAATCTTGTATTCTATGATGAAAATATTGAAAGAAACTTGAACTTCACCAACGGTTTAATTATGGCTGAAAGATTGATGGCCGAACTTACCCGTGCAGGAATGGGAAAACAAACTGCATACGGAATTGTAAGAAAAAACGCTATTAAAGCCAATAAAGAAAAATTATTACTTGGTGAGTTGATTTTAGAAGACGAAGAAGTTAAAAAATACTTGACTAAAGAAGATGTTGACAAAATAATGGACCCTCACACATATATTGGATCCATACCAACCATTATTGATGAATTAATTGAAAAATCAGAAGAATGGTTTTAA
- a CDS encoding proteasome assembly chaperone family protein, producing MNVAEINVLEEIELENPIFIEALPGLGHVGKLAADHMIDELNATKFAEIYSPTFPPQVLIQEDGIIGNMVNELYYLKDVGEDNFDLIILVGNTQALSPEGQYMICNDILEFIKGYGVNRIFTLGGMAVPQPVENPKIFGAATDEANVELLKEAEIEIRSNDGGIVGASGLFLGLGVRQGIQGCCLMGETPGYFIDAESAEAILKKLSLLLNFEINTDKLDERAEETRQMIAKAQQMEQDMIAKANAGNADDLRYIG from the coding sequence GTGAATGTTGCTGAAATAAATGTTTTAGAAGAAATCGAACTTGAAAATCCTATTTTCATTGAAGCATTACCTGGTCTTGGACACGTTGGTAAATTAGCTGCTGATCATATGATTGACGAATTAAATGCAACTAAATTTGCTGAAATCTATTCTCCAACTTTTCCGCCTCAAGTTCTTATTCAAGAAGATGGAATAATCGGCAATATGGTCAATGAGCTATATTATTTAAAAGATGTTGGTGAGGATAATTTTGATTTAATTATTCTTGTTGGTAACACTCAGGCTTTGTCTCCAGAAGGACAATACATGATTTGTAATGATATTTTAGAATTTATCAAAGGTTATGGAGTAAATAGAATTTTCACTCTTGGTGGAATGGCTGTTCCTCAGCCTGTTGAAAATCCTAAAATCTTCGGTGCGGCTACTGATGAGGCAAATGTTGAATTATTAAAAGAAGCTGAAATCGAAATCAGGTCTAATGATGGAGGTATTGTTGGTGCTTCTGGCTTATTTTTAGGTTTGGGAGTCCGTCAGGGAATTCAGGGATGTTGCCTTATGGGTGAAACTCCAGGATATTTCATTGATGCAGAGTCTGCCGAAGCTATTTTGAAAAAATTATCATTATTGCTTAACTTTGAGATTAATACTGATAAATTAGACGAAAGAGCTGAAGAAACCAGACAAATGATTGCTAAAGCTCAACAAATGGAACAGGATATGATTGCTAAAGCTAATGCTGGAAATGCTGACGATTTGAGATATATTGGATAA
- a CDS encoding lysostaphin resistance A-like protein translates to MSLFNDKLKDISLKDLLILVIFLAVIQVSFDYFSVARIDVIWIYIFLILFFIFKLGGDFNSFKQDFFKVFTKNSLREILWFVVLNVFISYGMLYISNFSLHAFPFLNQLVNLQFSSLYINNSLFIFGGFITTVFFSPILEELIFRGVLLNKLSAFTSISFSIVISSLLFAFLHSFGSVTSAFIFAICMAILYLKTGNILVPIFAHFLNNLIAECIVILDINNILFTNGIVMLIMSLLAVLCFIFISISIKHQWDILNNNEI, encoded by the coding sequence ATGTCTTTGTTCAACGATAAACTTAAAGATATTAGTTTAAAAGATTTATTAATTCTTGTTATATTTTTGGCAGTAATTCAAGTTTCTTTTGATTATTTCAGCGTTGCCAGAATAGATGTAATCTGGATTTATATTTTTTTAATTTTATTTTTCATATTTAAGTTGGGTGGAGACTTTAACAGTTTCAAACAGGACTTTTTTAAGGTCTTTACAAAAAATTCATTAAGGGAAATCCTATGGTTTGTAGTTCTGAATGTTTTTATTTCTTATGGGATGCTTTACATATCAAATTTCAGTTTACACGCATTTCCATTTTTAAATCAATTAGTGAATTTACAGTTCTCATCGCTTTATATAAATAACTCTTTATTTATTTTTGGAGGTTTTATAACTACAGTGTTTTTTTCACCAATTTTAGAAGAGTTGATTTTTAGAGGAGTTTTGTTAAATAAGTTAAGTGCATTTACATCTATTTCATTTTCAATAGTAATTTCTTCATTATTATTTGCATTTTTACATAGTTTTGGATCTGTCACATCAGCATTTATTTTTGCAATTTGTATGGCGATTTTATACTTAAAAACGGGCAATATACTTGTCCCGATTTTTGCACACTTTTTAAATAATTTGATAGCTGAATGCATTGTTATTTTGGATATTAACAACATTCTGTTTACCAACGGCATTGTTATGCTGATAATGTCTCTTCTGGCTGTTCTCTGCTTTATTTTCATTTCAATTTCAATAAAGCATCAATGGGATATTTTAAATAATAATGAAATATAG
- the trpD gene encoding anthranilate phosphoribosyltransferase yields the protein MIKEAILKVCDHQDLTYDEAYMVMDEIISGEVSETQIGAYLTAMSMKRETIDEMTASLKALRAHCVRLLDDRKVLEIVKAGSESLFDISTISSIVISAAGVPVAKHGILDSNSYDSGNVLEELGANIHIEPEKCLRCLDEIDLCFLFPQNYHLAMRYIDNISKELPIKTIFDTLAPLTNPSGARMLMLGVSEKNVAEPIINALKYSDVDSAVAIYGMDEILLDDETFVCELKGGKTITYEISPEYFGMESASRKDLEVENPHKNAEIALSILNGQKGPKRNAVVLNSAIGLYVADKVESLRKGVELAVELIDSKRALKQLEKFIEFTNS from the coding sequence ATGATAAAAGAAGCTATTTTAAAAGTATGTGATCATCAGGATTTAACTTATGATGAAGCATATATGGTTATGGATGAAATCATAAGTGGTGAGGTGAGTGAAACCCAAATCGGAGCTTATTTAACTGCAATGTCTATGAAAAGAGAAACAATAGATGAAATGACTGCTTCTCTTAAAGCTTTGAGGGCTCATTGTGTAAGGTTGCTGGATGATAGGAAAGTTTTAGAAATTGTTAAAGCAGGCAGTGAATCTCTTTTTGATATTTCAACTATTTCATCAATCGTCATATCTGCTGCAGGGGTTCCCGTTGCAAAACATGGCATTCTGGATTCAAACAGCTATGACTCCGGAAATGTTTTAGAGGAATTGGGTGCAAATATTCACATTGAACCTGAAAAATGCTTAAGATGCTTAGATGAAATTGATTTGTGCTTTTTGTTTCCTCAAAACTATCATCTGGCAATGAGATATATTGATAACATTTCTAAAGAACTTCCGATAAAAACAATATTTGACACTCTTGCTCCTTTAACAAATCCCTCCGGAGCCAGAATGTTGATGTTGGGGGTTAGTGAAAAAAACGTTGCCGAACCGATAATAAATGCATTGAAGTATTCGGATGTTGATTCTGCTGTGGCAATTTATGGAATGGATGAGATTTTACTTGATGATGAAACTTTTGTATGCGAACTCAAGGGAGGTAAAACAATAACTTATGAAATTTCGCCAGAATATTTTGGAATGGAATCTGCATCTAGAAAAGACCTTGAAGTTGAAAATCCGCACAAAAATGCTGAAATTGCATTATCAATATTAAATGGTCAAAAAGGACCAAAAAGAAATGCAGTTGTTCTGAATTCTGCAATTGGTTTATATGTTGCAGATAAAGTCGAATCATTAAGGAAAGGTGTTGAACTGGCTGTAGAGCTAATCGATTCGAAAAGAGCATTAAAACAGCTTGAAAAATTCATTGAGTTTACAAACAGCTAA